The Thermodesulfobacteriota bacterium genome segment GAAGCTCCTCGAGCGCGGGGAGAAGCCGCGCGGTCAGCTCCGTCCGGACGGCGATCCGGATCGCCGAGGGGATGACGTCGTTGCTCGACTGGCAGCGGTTGACGTGGTCGTTCGGATGCACGGGCCGGTACCCGCCCAGAGGCGCGCCCAGCAGCTCGTTCGCCCGGTTCGCCAGCACCTCGTTCACGTTCATGTTCGTCGAGGTGCCGGAGCCCGTCTGGAAGACGCCCACGATGAACTGATCGTCGTGCCTGCCTTCGAGCGCCTCCCTCGCTGCCCGCGCGATCGCCTCCGCCTCCGCCGCGGGGAGCAGCCCCAGCCCGGCGTTCACCTCCGCGGCCAGCGCCTTGATCCGCGCCGCGGCGTGCACCACGGGCAGCGGCATCTTCTCCGCGCTCACGGGAAGGTTGTCCGCCGCCCGCTGCGACTGCGCCCCGTAATACGCCTCTTTCGGCACGCGGACCTCGCCCAACGCGTCCTTCTCCACGCGGTATCCGGTCATACCGATTTCCTCCCTCAGTGCTCCTCTTCCCGGATCGGCTCGTACTCCTCCCGCTCCGGGGAATACCGGTAGATCGTGCCGGTGCCGATCTCGAAGTACCAGGCGTGTACGTGGAGGCGCCCCTCCCGCGCCGCCTTCTTTACCGCGGGGTAGGTTCGCAGGTTCTCCATCTGGACGAGAACGTTCTCCTGGGATGTGATCTCGTAGCGCTCTTCCCGGGTGAGGCCGGGATAGTTTTTCTCCACCACCTCCATCGTCCGGGCGCCGTGCTCGAGCCATTTCGCCACGTGGGGCATGCAGGCGAACTTCGACCGGTCGCGATAGAGCGCCTTCAGCGCCCCGCAGTCCGAATGTCCGCAGACGATGATGTCGCGCACCTCGAGATACTGCACCGCGTACTCCACCGCGGCGCCGACGCCCGATTCGTCCAGCCGCTCCTCGGAGTACGGGGGGACGAAGTTGCCGATGTTCCGCAGGAGGAAGAGGTCCCCCGGCTGCCCCTGGGTGATTCGCAGGGGGGCGATCCGGGAATCGCTGCAGGTGATGAACAGCGCGTCGGGGAACTGCCCGTGCTCCGCCAGCCGCCGGTACAGCTCCTTGTCCTGGCCCCAGAACTCCTTCCGGAACCGGTGGATGCCGTGGATCAGCTTCCTCATCCGGAGCCCCTCCCCAATGGAGATATTCCGTTCATTCTATATGGTCCCGGTTGACGCAGGGCTTTTTTCCGGGAGATGATTTTGGTTCAATCCGCGCATCGGGGAGAAGACCGCCCGTTTCGGAGTCCGTCAACCCAACGTTCCAGCCCGGCGGCCCCTCCGGCCGCCGGACACCACGGGGGAGGCAACGGATGACGAAGAAGACCGCCTTCTGGATTTTCCTTCTCGGGACGCTGTCCTCGTCGGCTCTTTTCCTGGGGCTGACGTGGGACACCCACCGGCAGGTGGCTACGCTGGCCAACGTGGACAAACTGTCCGACCAGGTCGTCGCCGGAAAACGCGCCTTCGAGAAGCGCAACTGCAACGACTGCCACACGATCCTCGGCTTCGGCGGATACTACGCCCCCGACCTCACGCGGGTGGTCCAGCGGGTCGGGGAGGACGGGATCCGCTTCCGGGTGGCGTCGCCCGAAAAGGCGTTCGAGAAATCGTTCCGGAAGATGCCCCGCCAGAACCTCACGGACGCGGAGATCACCGATCTCATCGCCTTCTTCCGATGGGTCGGCGAGGTGAACAACAACGACTGGCCGCCCCAGGACAGCAAAAAGCGCCTTTCGCGGGGCGAGCAGCGGATGATGGCGTCGGTCGGGGTTTCGCCGGGCGCTGCGGTCTTCCAGACGAAGGGATGCATGAACTGCCACTCGCTGAGGGGAACGGGCGGGACGGTCGGGCCGAAGCTGGACGGGATCGGCGGGGGGATGACGGAAGAGCAGATCCGGGCCTACGTCCGGGACCCCAAAAGCGTGGAGCCGACCGCCACCATGCCGGCACAGAAGGACAACCTGACGGAACGGGAACTGGAGGAGGTCGCCAGGTTCCTCTCCACCCTCAAGTAAGGAGGCCCCGATGGAATACCGTTCCCAAAAGATCGCCTACTGGTACTTCGTCGCCGCGCTCCCGCTGTTCGTGCTCCAGGTGCTGCTGGGGCTGTATCTGGGATTCAGCTACACCTTCACCGTCCCGCAGGAGATCGTGGACGTCTTCCCGTTCGCGACCGCGCGGGCCATGCACACGAACCTGCTCGTCCTGTGGATGCTGCTCGGCTTCATGGGCGGTGCCTATTACATCGTCCCCGAAGAGACGAAGTCCGAGATCTGGTCCCCCGGCATCGCATGGTTCCAGCTCGTCGCCCTGTTGGCGACGGGCGTGACGGCGCTGGTCGGCTTCCTCTTCGGATGGACGCAGGGGCGGCCGCTCCTGGAGATCCCCACGGCGCTGGACATCGTCGTGGTCGTCGGGGCGCTCGCGTTCCTGTTCAACGTGGGGATGACGATGTTGAAAGCAAACCGCTGGACGGCCATCCAGGGCACGCTTCTCGGGGGGCTCGTCTTCCTCGCGCTGCTGTACCTGTTCGGCATCCCGTTCTACCGGAACCTCGTCATCGACTGGTATTACTGGTGGTGGGTGATCCACCTCTGGGTGGAAGGGGCGTGGGAGCTGGT includes the following:
- a CDS encoding carbonic anhydrase; this encodes MRKLIHGIHRFRKEFWGQDKELYRRLAEHGQFPDALFITCSDSRIAPLRITQGQPGDLFLLRNIGNFVPPYSEERLDESGVGAAVEYAVQYLEVRDIIVCGHSDCGALKALYRDRSKFACMPHVAKWLEHGARTMEVVEKNYPGLTREERYEITSQENVLVQMENLRTYPAVKKAAREGRLHVHAWYFEIGTGTIYRYSPEREEYEPIREEEH
- a CDS encoding c-type cytochrome; amino-acid sequence: MTKKTAFWIFLLGTLSSSALFLGLTWDTHRQVATLANVDKLSDQVVAGKRAFEKRNCNDCHTILGFGGYYAPDLTRVVQRVGEDGIRFRVASPEKAFEKSFRKMPRQNLTDAEITDLIAFFRWVGEVNNNDWPPQDSKKRLSRGEQRMMASVGVSPGAAVFQTKGCMNCHSLRGTGGTVGPKLDGIGGGMTEEQIRAYVRDPKSVEPTATMPAQKDNLTERELEEVARFLSTLK
- a CDS encoding cbb3-type cytochrome c oxidase subunit I, whose amino-acid sequence is MEYRSQKIAYWYFVAALPLFVLQVLLGLYLGFSYTFTVPQEIVDVFPFATARAMHTNLLVLWMLLGFMGGAYYIVPEETKSEIWSPGIAWFQLVALLATGVTALVGFLFGWTQGRPLLEIPTALDIVVVVGALAFLFNVGMTMLKANRWTAIQGTLLGGLVFLALLYLFGIPFYRNLVIDWYYWWWVIHLWVEGAWELVTAAIFAFILMKITGVDRQVVEKWLYVEIGLFLFTGVAGTGHHYYWIGAPRYWLWVGGIFSALEPVPIILMVIDTMKHVKARKAEIVNPLIWTYAVGCAVLHLIGAGVWGFLHTLPQINYYTHGSQVTVSHGHLAFFG